The genomic DNA attgcatttctatgtgcattgtatggatactggtagtatttagttctcggacgggagtaccgttccgagagagcctatggctcggttgtcgggagtaccgacggatacgagtgacgggagtaccgacccgggattgtgcgcgcaggtttgtggaaatatttgttgcctttcagggcagcggcaggttggtatgggacttgggtgccgtgtgtcttgtgtgggcctcaaggaccagtatgtgcttttattatgctccactattgtgttgtagcgtctcatggcttgtgtgtacatgggGGTTTATTTGGGAAGAGTTTTCTtgttatgttcagccttcagtttttcttttcttcatacttgctgagtctctcgactcactttgctttccatcattctaggtagtgccagcgtgggccatagcaagggagtcagttttaacggcagagtcggtgtggtgtacaagCAGTCtagtcaatccctatccactctgatatctaagtagaatttgctctattatttcgtactgtgccaggtgttttctcgagtcttgtgtatgtcggcacaggagttcgtattcttttatttatcttgtgaccgctgtgttagaggggtacccatagtgcatgcatgcatgtcttgagctttacTTCCGCTGtgttttcgtgtatgcatgctggggtggtttttgtctcgtgtttcattattttttctcttccgtaagtgctcccgttcgggtagtccaaGCGGCTAGGATATCCGAGTAGGGGTGCTTATAAACGATCTATCTCCCCCACTCTCATCAACAACTCATTGAGAATACACACGTATCTCACGTAcaattttataagaaatgagACGTGTGATTATAgcgaaattaaaaattgagtatGACAGGTGTAATGGAGGCCAAATGCCTATAAGGAAATAGGTGGAGAGGCTTATGCCCTATTTGTTTAAGTAATTCAATACATAAATAAGAGTTTTGATCTGTTTCAATGGCACTTGCTAACAATTGACTTCATAACCACGTATGggttaaatcaaaatgaacaTCGTCATGACTGACTGTAATTGCCGCGCACATCACATCAAACAACTTCCAAAACAATATTGTCCTCTAAGTCAAGAATGCATTTATTTGTATTGCAGACGGCATCTTTCTCTCTACACACATTTACCAAATTGAGACCCATTTGCGACAGAAAATGCATAACCACAGATCAGATGTTCTTCGTAATCGTAGTAGTAAAACCAGATTTAACATTCTGCCATGGGAATGGAAATAAGCAATCAATATGCAGAAGCAGAACCTCTCCACATCATCTGGGTGGTCCGTCACGTTGAAGTGGGAGTCTCCGGAGCCAACTCTCTGCCCACTGCCACAACACAAACCACACATCTTAAAGACGAAAACAATTTACCTTCtacttcattaaaatcaattCAGACTGCAAATGAAATTACAATCCTATAGGCCAAAAAGACACCTTTTTGGCAGTCAGGGGCCAGGGCCAAGGCAACGCCGTCTAGGCCCCCTCTGCCTCctttcctcttctcttctttttctctttttctcttctcaaccaaccaaataataataataataatacggGGAGAGAACGAACTAACCAACCAACCTGTCGAGGAAGGAGGAACCAGGACAAGATGCATGTCTGCGTTGttaggaggaagaggaagatctgACCTAAGAGGATAAAGCTTTCCAGTGAGCGGATTCCGGGAGCACACGATCACATCCTCCAGCCCCGTCTCTTCTTCCAGCTTTTCAGTCAATTCCTCCAACCCATGCCCTCTAAACCTGAAAGACGAATATGGCTCATCcccactctctctttcttcctcaatCTTGTCTTCGTCTTCCACAACGCTGTAATAGATAATCCGGCCTTCAGGCTTCGCTAAGCAATCGCCCGGCTGCATATACAAACAATGTAATTTAATTGGATGAAAAATGCAATTCTCACTGACAAATCAATGTAATTGACCGGATATCTCACCTCAAGTTTGGAGCGAAGATGGAAAGAAGATGCAGAATCGGACCGGGCAAGCGGCATTGAACCCGGTTCGGGAGCGTACGCCTCCGGCCGGAGCTCAACAATGTCGACTTCCCACAATATCCAATCCATGTGCCGGAAGGGAACATCGTGCGTGATGGAGTTCCTCCACGGCGGCAGCCCGCCGTTCGCCCTGAGATAGTTCCCGTACCGAGTCTTCAGCCGCACCTGAAATCCTTCCCTCACCGGCTCCCACTCCACCTGCGAGTCCAGCTTCCTCGGCAGCGATTGCGTCACTTTCCGGCCAGTGACGCCCAGCAGAAACTGCTCGTCCGCCGCCGTCAGGTACTTCCCGTAGCAGCTCTTCAGGCGGACGACGGCATCGAAGCCGTCGACGAACTCCACCGTCCACTCCGCCCGCTTGCTCAGGCCTTGCCGGTCTTGGCACACCGACTCTTGGTCCTCCTCCGCCAGCAAGTACGTCTCGCGGTGGCTCCGTAGCCGGATCGTTTTGGCTTTCCGGAAGAGCTCCATTTCAAGCTGAATCGGACCCGGTTGCAGATTGGATCGCGGCTGATCTTGAACCCGCCGGGAAAGCGAATTGGACGTGGTTTTATAGTGATGGGACGTGGATGAGCGCGCGTGATGGCAAGTGTCTATTGGCGATCATGTGTTGGCGCCGTAGCCAGTAACTTCCGCGTTATAACTCCAGCTCTGCAGGATTCGTTGGGAAGTGATTGGATGCGGCACCGGGTCGGTAAATACGTGTACTCCCCGTAGCCGGCAAGATGGGTGAAGCACGTGACGGACGAAAGCCTGTTTgattaaaatatgaatttttatttattttgtttcatttttatataaaatattaattataattttaagagTAAAATGTAATAagtatattttctatttaaataaatataactatcttatattatttttaatactcAAAAGATTCtattaattgatgataaatacattgtcttttaaaatatataattaactaataatattatttaaatagtcaaaacaataaattattaatataaattaattttaaaataaattattaacgttattttttattttttattttttatttaaaatttaatatatgattttctcgattctatttaattaatttgattcccTAAAATATCGTTCCAGATTTAATGCTTTCCAAGTCGGCAATTCTCTTTAAGATGGATCCTCGTGAACCCACCTACCTACAGGTGTATGTGGGCCCCATCTTCGGTAGGATGTCGGGTCGGGTCTGAAGCGATTAATGCGAGGTCACGGAGCCAAAAATATTGCAAAAATACAAACTGATGCACCAGCCGGGAATCGAACCCGGGTCTGTACCGTGGCAGGGTACTATTCTACCACTAGACCACTGGTGCTGCTTGTGATGCTTGCCTCACTTTATAGATTATCTCTTCCAAACAAAAAGATGGGAAATGCATTACCTCCATAAAAATATTAACGTTATGTTGGGATAGAAGAACTTAATTACTGTtgagtaattaaatttttaattaaaaaaaacataaaactcaagacctATTCAgttatatagaaaataatttttatttttcttaactttatgccatgaaataaaaaaacataaagaaaGATGGTTTCAAATTTTCTAACATTATACACTATTGACTTTTGATAAGGTTAAATCattataatcaaaatatgagaaaaaaaaaaaaagttggtaAGGCATTGTTTGTTTTAGCATAAAACctttttacatattatttagtaGGGGTTTGAACAAAAACATCAACAATTTTTCATTACTTcgaaggagaaggaaaaatgagTTAGTTAGGTCAATAAGAAATctaaggttgcgttctttttacttttcaattttcagttttgaattctgaattcatttttaattttttattttggtagtttgtttttagaaaattgaaaacgcgttctctttgtcattttgaaaataattttttaatgatattttattcaataaatttgattattcagtaaattaaaaatatttaatgtttataaattattaaaaaaatatctacattttaaagttaatgaattttgtaatatttttttattataataataaaatatgaataaataaataaataaacgtgttttgagtttgttttggatgaaaacactcaaaacaactttttgttgttttgagttttctttacaattttttttttttgttttcaaaaatgcatttttaaaaacagtaaagag from Diospyros lotus cultivar Yz01 chromosome 4, ASM1463336v1, whole genome shotgun sequence includes the following:
- the LOC127798920 gene encoding uncharacterized protein LOC127798920 isoform X1, which codes for MELFRKAKTIRLRSHRETYLLAEEDQESVCQDRQGLSKRAEWTVEFVDGFDAVVRLKSCYGKYLTAADEQFLLGVTGRKVTQSLPRKLDSQVEWEPVREGFQVRLKTRYGNYLRANGGLPPWRNSITHDVPFRHMDWILWEVDIVELRPEAYAPEPGSMPLARSDSASSFHLRSKLEPGDCLAKPEGRIIYYSVVEDEDKIEEERESGDEPYSSFRFRGHGLEELTEKLEEETGLEDVIVCSRNPLTGKLYPLRSDLPLPPNNADMHLVLVPPSSTGWLWAESWLRRLPLQRDGPPR
- the LOC127798920 gene encoding uncharacterized protein LOC127798920 isoform X2, with product MELFRKAKTIRLRSHRETYLLAEEDQESVCQDRQGLSKRAEWTVEFVDGFDAVVRLKSCYGKYLTAADEQFLLGVTGRKVTQSLPRKLDSQVEWEPVREGFQVRLKTRYGNYLRANGGLPPWRNSITHDVPFRHMDWILWEVDIVELRPEAYAPEPGSMPLARSDSASSFHLRSKLEPGDCLAKPEGRIIYYSVVEDEDKIEEERESGDEPYSSFRFRGHGLEELTEKLEEETGLEDVIVCSRNPLTGKLYPLRSDLPLPPNNADMHLVLVPPSSTVGRELAPETPTST
- the LOC127798920 gene encoding uncharacterized protein LOC127798920 isoform X3, with product MELFRKAKTIRLRSHRETYLLAEEDQESVCQDRQGLSKRAEWTVEFVDGFDAVVRLKSCYGKYLTAADEQFLLGVTGRKVTQSLPRKLDSQVEWEPVREGFQVRLKTRYGNYLRANGGLPPWRNSITHDVPFRHMDWILWEVDIVELRPEAYAPEPGSMPLARSDSASSFHLRSKLEPGDCLAKPEGRIIYYSVVEDEDKIEEERESGDEPYSSFRFRGHGLEELTEKLEEETGLEDVIVCSRNPLTGKLYPLRSDLPLPPNNADMHLVLVPPSSTG